TTCGGCGCCAGCCTGCAGACCCGCTGGAACGGCGGGCTGCTGGGGCTGGGCTACGACCAGCGCTTCGGCCCGCGTGGCGACGACCGCGCGGTGTCGCTGCGCTATCGCCTGGGCTTCTGAGTCCGGGGACCCGGCCCGGCGCATGCGGCGCCGGTGCGGGGTCGATCCGTCAAGCAGGGCCGGGACGTCCCGGCCCTGCGATCTGCGGCATTCCGCCTGCGGTGCAGGCGGTGCGTGGCGTCACTCGCCGCGCAGATGGCCCATCGAGCGCGGTGCGGTGCGGCCCAGCGGCAGCTTGAGCTTGCCGATCGCCTGCATGCGCGCCTCGGCGATGCGGTCGGCGGCCTGTTGCGGCGGAATGTTCTCACGCTCGGACAGGTCGAAGATCTTGCCGAGGTTGTGGTACATGCTGCGGATCAGCCGCATCGCGCGTTCGCGGTTGTAGCCGTCGATCTCCAGCGACACGTTCATCACGCCGCCGGCGTTGACCGCGTAGTCCGGCGCGTAGAGGATGCCGCGGCGGTGCAGTTCCTCGCCGACCGCGGGATTGGCCAACTGGTTGTTGGCGGTGCCGCAGACGATCTTGACCTTGAGCCGCGGCAGCTTGGCTTCGTCGAGTGCGCTCTCCAGCGCGCACGGGGCCAGCACGTCGGCGGCGACGTCGTAGATGTCGTCCGGGTCCACTGCTTCGGCGCCATACTCGGCCACCGCGCGTGCGACCAGCGCCGGATCCAGGTCTGTCACGTACAGCTTGGCGCCGCGTTCCTTGAGCAGCTTCACCAGCTCCATGCCGATGTGGCCCAGGCCCTGCACGGCGATGCTGGTCTTGCCGATCTCCTCGTGGCCGAACTTGCGTTGCAGCGAGGCCATCAGCGCCTGCAGCGCACCGTAGGCGGTGAACGGGGCCGGGTCGCCGGAGCCGCCATGCACCTGGTGCACGCCGGTGACGTACTCGGTCTCCAGGTAGATCTGCTCCATGTCGTTGACGTCGGTGCCGACGTCCTCGGCGGTGATGTAACGGCCGCCCAGCGAATCGACGTAGCGGCCGAAGGCGCGGAACAGCGCTTCGGACTTGTCGCTCTTCGGGTCGCCGATGATCACTGCCTTGCCGCCGCCGATGTTGAGCCCGGCCAGCGCGTTCTTGTAGGTCATGGTGCGGCTGAGCCGCAGCGCGTCCTGCAGGGCGGATTCGGTGTTGGCGTAGGGGCGCATGCGCACGCCGCCCAGTGCCGGGCCGAGCACGGTGTTGTGGATGGCGATGATCGCCTGCAGTCCCACGTCGCGGTTATGGCAGAAGACGACCTGTTCGTGGCCGGTGTTGGCTAGCGTTTCGAAAAGCATGGGGGCTCCGCTGGCGTTGCAGGTGTCGGGCACCATGGTCCAGGACCGTGCCTGGGGGTGGCGCAAAACAAAAACGCGACGGTTCCGGAACAGGCCCTGAGCGTCGCGATGGCGGCATTTTAAAGCAATTGCCGCGCGCCGGTGCGATGGCGTGGTGGCCGGGCTGTGCGGGCATCTCGCGGCGCTGTGCGACGCCACCGGCGGTGTGCGCGCGTTCGCCGAGGGGCGCGTGCGTGGCGGGAGAGGGCGGTTTTGGCGCGGGGCGCACGGGGGCGGGCGGCGCGATGTGGCCTTGGCCGGTCCTGCGGTCGCGGTGACCGACGCTGGTGCGGCGGGAGGGGGCGCACGTTGGCGCCATGGGCGGCAGCGATTGTTGACGCCTTGCCGCGGCCCAGCACGCCGCGGCGGCGTTGCCCGCGATCGCCGCCGGCACGGCGATCGCGGGCCCTGTTTGGGGGAACTGGGACTAGTGACGCGCCCAATAGCCGGCGTGGAAGCGATAGGCTGGGCCGTAGTGCTCCCAGCGCGGGCCGACGTAGACGTAGCCCGGCCGTTCCACCACGTAGCGGCCGGCGACCCAGACGTGGCGGTGGCCGTTCCACCGCCAGTAGCCGGGCATCCACACGTAGCCGGGCCGCACCACCACCCGTTCCACGATCGGCGGCGGTGGCGCGGTGCGGACCGACAGTTCCACCACTTCGCGCGCCTGCGCGGGCGCGGCGGCCATACCGCCGGCGAGCGCGCCGCCGAGCAGGGTAGCCAGCAACAAGGGACGAGCGAACATGCGATGTCTCCGAAGGCATCGGCGGGGTGCCGACGCGGGAGGAAACGCCGCGACCGACACGGGTGTTGACGCGCGGCCGAGGGCGTATTCATGCAGCGGATAGCCAGGCGCGACGTCGCGTATGCGGTTTGCCGCCCGCGTGCGGATGCTGCAGCGCAACCTGCCCGTGTCGCGCTGCGCGCCTAGAATCGCGGCATTCTCTTTTCGATGTCCGCACGATGAGCCTTCCCGCGTCCCGCGTTCCGTTGCCGCAGACCGACGCCAGTCCCCTGCGTTTCGTCACCGCCGCCAGCCTGTTCGACGGTCACGATGCGGCGATCAACATCATGCGCCGCCTGATCCAGGCGCAGGGCGCCGAGGTGATCCATCTCGGCCACAACCGCAGCGTCGAGGACGTGGTGCGCGCGGCGCTGCAGGAGGATGCCGACGCGATCGCGCTGTCGTCCTACCAGGGCGGCCACGTGGAGTACTTCAAGTACATGGTGGACATGCTGCGCGAGCGCGGCGCCTCTCATGTGCGGGTGTTCGGTGGCGGTGGCGGCACCATCACCCCGGAGGAGATCGCCGAACTGCAGGCCTACGGCGTGGAGCGCATCTACCACCCCAACGACGGCATGAAGATGGGCCTGGTGGAGATGATCGAGGACGTGGTGGCGCGTGCCGGGCAAGGGCGCGAGACCGCGGCGCAGGCGCGTGGCGCGTCGCCGGCCGGCCCCCCGCTGCCGGACATCGACGACGAGATCGGGATCGGCCGGATGCTGTCGGCGATCGAGGACGGCGCGTTCTCGGAGGCGGAACTGGCGCTGTTGCGCAAACAGTGGCAGTCCGGCACGGCGTCCGTGGCGGAGCCGCGTAGCCGGCGCGCCGCACCGGTGCTGGGCCTGACCGGCACCGGCGGTGCTGGCAAGTCCTCGGTCACCGACGAACTGCTCAACCGCTTCCTGGCCAGCTTCCCGCAGATGCGCATCGCGGTGGTGTCGGTGGACCCCAGCCGGCGCCGCACCGGCGGTGCGCTGCTCGGCGACCGCATCCGCATGAACGCGCTGCGCAGCCCGCGCGTGTACATGCGCTCGATGGCCACGCGGCGCCAGCACGCCGCCACCAACCGCGTGCTGAAGGACTGCATCGCGCTGCTCAAGGGCATCGGCTACGACCTGGTGATCGTAGAGACCGCCGGTATCGGCCAGAGCGATTCGGAGATCGTCGACCTGGTGGATTTCCCGGTGTACGTGATGACCAGCGACTACGGTGCGCCGAGCCAGCTGGAGAAGATCGACATGCTCGACTTCGCCGAGTTGGTGGTGCTGAACAAGTACGACCGCCGCGGCGCCGAGGACGCGCTGCGCGACGTGCGCAAGCAGTGGCGGCGCAACCGTGCGGCGTTCCAGCTGGAGGACGAGGCGGTGCCGGTGTACCCAACCATCGCCAGCCAGTTCAACGACCCCGGCGTGAGCTGGATGTTCGTCAATCTGTGCCGCCTGCTGCGCGACAAGCTGACCGCGCAGGCCGATGCCGCCGCTGGCCCGCCGGCGCACTGCGATTTCCGCCCGCAGCTCGACACCACGCTGAAGGAGCCGCGCGCCACCGTGCTGATTCCCGGCGCACGCGTGCGCTACCTGGCCGAGATCGCCGAGCAGGGCCGGGCGCTCAATGCCGGGGTGCTGCGCCAGGCCG
This genomic stretch from Xanthomonas sacchari harbors:
- a CDS encoding Glu/Leu/Phe/Val dehydrogenase dimerization domain-containing protein, whose amino-acid sequence is MLFETLANTGHEQVVFCHNRDVGLQAIIAIHNTVLGPALGGVRMRPYANTESALQDALRLSRTMTYKNALAGLNIGGGKAVIIGDPKSDKSEALFRAFGRYVDSLGGRYITAEDVGTDVNDMEQIYLETEYVTGVHQVHGGSGDPAPFTAYGALQALMASLQRKFGHEEIGKTSIAVQGLGHIGMELVKLLKERGAKLYVTDLDPALVARAVAEYGAEAVDPDDIYDVAADVLAPCALESALDEAKLPRLKVKIVCGTANNQLANPAVGEELHRRGILYAPDYAVNAGGVMNVSLEIDGYNRERAMRLIRSMYHNLGKIFDLSERENIPPQQAADRIAEARMQAIGKLKLPLGRTAPRSMGHLRGE
- a CDS encoding YXWGXW repeat-containing protein, which gives rise to MFARPLLLATLLGGALAGGMAAAPAQAREVVELSVRTAPPPPIVERVVVRPGYVWMPGYWRWNGHRHVWVAGRYVVERPGYVYVGPRWEHYGPAYRFHAGYWARH